A genomic stretch from Camelus dromedarius isolate mCamDro1 chromosome 10, mCamDro1.pat, whole genome shotgun sequence includes:
- the SURF6 gene encoding surfeit locus protein 6 isoform X1, with translation MASLLAKDAYLQSLARKICSQPSPDSQKRKSGKAQPGAGTWRASEGGAPPPPAAGVGVYPTPHPSSLQLAKLESQKLVGPQRRRGRKPRRNPGSGMRRLQSPRFTPLQRSLRPESLRQPWRKKRPPAPPGPLPGGAEELSPAALEKRRRRKQERDRKKRKRKELRAKEKAAAATAPAAAAAAAAEAAEAPREEAAAQAPPGLLFSKVEVCGAEPAGQAGRRKEKRRKLKGNLTPLTGRNYRQLLERLRARRARLEELREQDAGRARELEARMRWTNLLYKAEGVRIRDDEQRLQDALRRKERRRARRRRTWEKRTAHVVEQMQQRQDRRRQNLRRKKAAKAERRLEKARKKGRILPQDLERAGLA, from the exons ATGGCTTCTCTGCTCGCGAAGGATGCGTACTTGCAGAGCCTGGCCAGGAAGAtctgctcccagcccagccccgatTCGCAGAAGCGCAAGTCGGGTAAAGCTCAGCCAGGGGCCGGGACTTGGAGGGCTTCGGAAGGGGgcgcccctccacccccagcggCGGGAGTCGGTGTCTACCCCACACCGCACCCGAGTAGCCTTCAG CTGGCAAAGCTCGAGTCTCAGAAGCTGGTGGGCCCccaaagaagaagaggaagaaagcccAGAAGAAATCCCGGGAGCGGGATGAGAAGGCTGCAGAGCCCAAGGTTCACGCCCCTGCAGAGAAGCCTCAGGCCAGAAAGCCTGCGGCAGccctggaggaagaagaggcCCCCAGCTCCCCCGGGGCCCCTGCCG GGCGGCGCCGAGGAGCTGTCTCCCGCCGCTTTGGAGAAACGACGACGGAGGAAGCAGGAGCGGGACCGGAAGAAGAGGAAGCGCAAGGAGCTAAGAGCGAAGGAGAAGGCGGCCGCGGCCAcggccccggcggcggcggcggcggcggcggcggaggccgCGGAGGCGCCCCGCGAGGAGGCGGCGGCGCAGGCGCCGCCGGGGCTGCTCTTCAGCAAG GTGGAGGTGTGCGGGGCGGAGCCCGCCGGCCAGGCGGGACGCCGCAAGGAGAAGAGGCGGAAGCTGAAGGGGAACCTGACGCCGCTGACGGGCAGGAACTACCGGCAGCTGCTGGAGCGCCTGCGGGCGCGGCGGGCCCGGCTGGAGGAGCTGCGGGAGCAGGACGCGGGCAGGGCGCGGGAGCTCGAGGCCAGGATGCGGTGGACCAACCTGCTGTACAAGGCGGAGGGCGTGCGCATCCGCGACGACGAGCAGCGGCTGCAGGACGCCCTGCGGCGCAAGGAGCGGCGGCGCGCGCGGCGCAGGCGCACGTGGGAGAAGCGGACGGCGCACGTGGTGGAGCAGATGCAGCAGCGGCAGGACCGGCGGCGGCAGAACCTGCGCAGGAAGAAGGCGGCCAAGGCGGAGCGGCGCCTGGAGAAGGCCCGCAAGAAGGGCCGGatcctgccccaggacctggaGCGGGCCGGCCTGGCGTGA
- the SURF6 gene encoding surfeit locus protein 6 isoform X2: protein MASLLAKDAYLQSLARKICSQPSPDSQKRKSAGKARVSEAGGPPKKKRKKAQKKSRERDEKAAEPKVHAPAEKPQARKPAAALEEEEAPSSPGAPADGPAKEPESLFALDVLRQRLREKIQEARGQGGAEELSPAALEKRRRRKQERDRKKRKRKELRAKEKAAAATAPAAAAAAAAEAAEAPREEAAAQAPPGLLFSKVEVCGAEPAGQAGRRKEKRRKLKGNLTPLTGRNYRQLLERLRARRARLEELREQDAGRARELEARMRWTNLLYKAEGVRIRDDEQRLQDALRRKERRRARRRRTWEKRTAHVVEQMQQRQDRRRQNLRRKKAAKAERRLEKARKKGRILPQDLERAGLA from the exons ATGGCTTCTCTGCTCGCGAAGGATGCGTACTTGCAGAGCCTGGCCAGGAAGAtctgctcccagcccagccccgatTCGCAGAAGCGCAAGTCGG CTGGCAAAGCTCGAGTCTCAGAAGCTGGTGGGCCCccaaagaagaagaggaagaaagcccAGAAGAAATCCCGGGAGCGGGATGAGAAGGCTGCAGAGCCCAAGGTTCACGCCCCTGCAGAGAAGCCTCAGGCCAGAAAGCCTGCGGCAGccctggaggaagaagaggcCCCCAGCTCCCCCGGGGCCCCTGCCG ATGGCCCGGCCAAAGAGCCTGAGTCTTTATTCGCCTTGGACGTTCTGCGGCAGCGCCTGCGTGAGAAGATACAGGAGGCCCGGGGCCAG GGCGGCGCCGAGGAGCTGTCTCCCGCCGCTTTGGAGAAACGACGACGGAGGAAGCAGGAGCGGGACCGGAAGAAGAGGAAGCGCAAGGAGCTAAGAGCGAAGGAGAAGGCGGCCGCGGCCAcggccccggcggcggcggcggcggcggcggcggaggccgCGGAGGCGCCCCGCGAGGAGGCGGCGGCGCAGGCGCCGCCGGGGCTGCTCTTCAGCAAG GTGGAGGTGTGCGGGGCGGAGCCCGCCGGCCAGGCGGGACGCCGCAAGGAGAAGAGGCGGAAGCTGAAGGGGAACCTGACGCCGCTGACGGGCAGGAACTACCGGCAGCTGCTGGAGCGCCTGCGGGCGCGGCGGGCCCGGCTGGAGGAGCTGCGGGAGCAGGACGCGGGCAGGGCGCGGGAGCTCGAGGCCAGGATGCGGTGGACCAACCTGCTGTACAAGGCGGAGGGCGTGCGCATCCGCGACGACGAGCAGCGGCTGCAGGACGCCCTGCGGCGCAAGGAGCGGCGGCGCGCGCGGCGCAGGCGCACGTGGGAGAAGCGGACGGCGCACGTGGTGGAGCAGATGCAGCAGCGGCAGGACCGGCGGCGGCAGAACCTGCGCAGGAAGAAGGCGGCCAAGGCGGAGCGGCGCCTGGAGAAGGCCCGCAAGAAGGGCCGGatcctgccccaggacctggaGCGGGCCGGCCTGGCGTGA
- the SURF6 gene encoding surfeit locus protein 6 isoform X3: MRTCRAWPGRSAPSPAPIRRSASRLAKLESQKLVGPQRRRGRKPRRNPGSGMRRLQSPRFTPLQRSLRPESLRQPWRKKRPPAPPGPLPGGAEELSPAALEKRRRRKQERDRKKRKRKELRAKEKAAAATAPAAAAAAAAEAAEAPREEAAAQAPPGLLFSKVEVCGAEPAGQAGRRKEKRRKLKGNLTPLTGRNYRQLLERLRARRARLEELREQDAGRARELEARMRWTNLLYKAEGVRIRDDEQRLQDALRRKERRRARRRRTWEKRTAHVVEQMQQRQDRRRQNLRRKKAAKAERRLEKARKKGRILPQDLERAGLA, translated from the exons ATGCGTACTTGCAGAGCCTGGCCAGGAAGAtctgctcccagcccagccccgatTCGCAGAAGCGCAAGTCGG CTGGCAAAGCTCGAGTCTCAGAAGCTGGTGGGCCCccaaagaagaagaggaagaaagcccAGAAGAAATCCCGGGAGCGGGATGAGAAGGCTGCAGAGCCCAAGGTTCACGCCCCTGCAGAGAAGCCTCAGGCCAGAAAGCCTGCGGCAGccctggaggaagaagaggcCCCCAGCTCCCCCGGGGCCCCTGCCG GGCGGCGCCGAGGAGCTGTCTCCCGCCGCTTTGGAGAAACGACGACGGAGGAAGCAGGAGCGGGACCGGAAGAAGAGGAAGCGCAAGGAGCTAAGAGCGAAGGAGAAGGCGGCCGCGGCCAcggccccggcggcggcggcggcggcggcggcggaggccgCGGAGGCGCCCCGCGAGGAGGCGGCGGCGCAGGCGCCGCCGGGGCTGCTCTTCAGCAAG GTGGAGGTGTGCGGGGCGGAGCCCGCCGGCCAGGCGGGACGCCGCAAGGAGAAGAGGCGGAAGCTGAAGGGGAACCTGACGCCGCTGACGGGCAGGAACTACCGGCAGCTGCTGGAGCGCCTGCGGGCGCGGCGGGCCCGGCTGGAGGAGCTGCGGGAGCAGGACGCGGGCAGGGCGCGGGAGCTCGAGGCCAGGATGCGGTGGACCAACCTGCTGTACAAGGCGGAGGGCGTGCGCATCCGCGACGACGAGCAGCGGCTGCAGGACGCCCTGCGGCGCAAGGAGCGGCGGCGCGCGCGGCGCAGGCGCACGTGGGAGAAGCGGACGGCGCACGTGGTGGAGCAGATGCAGCAGCGGCAGGACCGGCGGCGGCAGAACCTGCGCAGGAAGAAGGCGGCCAAGGCGGAGCGGCGCCTGGAGAAGGCCCGCAAGAAGGGCCGGatcctgccccaggacctggaGCGGGCCGGCCTGGCGTGA